The stretch of DNA TACCATGATACAATAAAAAATCCAATCCATGAACATTCACAAATCCGGGATTACTTAAAAATGTAATATTATCCATGCCGTTAAATAATTTTAAAATTCTTTCTGGAAAAATAGGCTGAGGTTCAGCAGGTCTAAGGGCATCGTGGTTTCCAGGAGATATTATTATATGAATATGTTCAGGAATCTGTTCTAAATATGTTGCAATTTCTTTATATTGGGATATAATATCTACATCGTATAAATCATACTCTTGACCAGGGTATATACCAACACCATCTACTAAATCTCCGGCAATGGATATATACTTTAATCTACTAACTATTTTTTCCTCTAATCCATTATTTACATTTCCATTTAAGAATTCTACAAATTTTTTAAATGATTTATCTAAAAACTCATAACTCCCAATGTGAATATCTGATAAAAATGCAGTATATATTTTCTCATCAATACATTTTGGTTTTTTTGGGGTTATGTCTGGTCTTATACATTCATTTGCAAACATTACATTCCCACTATCTGGTATAAATCCACTAAATCCCACGACCTCATCTAATAATATATCATCGGGCAACTCATTACTTGCAATTTTGTCCTTCATCATAATTACTGTAAAAGTTGTGTTTTCATCTTCTATCTCTACCCTTTTATGACCTTTTTTTGTAGAGCTCACATCCGATACAATACCCACAACAAATACATCACTTTCTTTTTTCAGTTTATAAACTTTGTTTAATGGATATGCTTTTCTATTTACCTTTCTTTCAATCATTGCCTTGATTTTGTTATATCTATCTCTAAAATATTTTACAAAGTCATCAATAGTTCCTTCACAGGTGGATTTTCCCGATATATCCCATTCATCATATACCTTAATTTTAGATTCAATATCCTTAGATATATAGTTTATTTTTTTATTTATGCTATTTTTTATGGATTTTATCTCATTTAATCGTTTTTCTCTTTCTTTTATTAAATTATTTAACTTTTCCATTTCTTCCGAATTTTTAGATGTTAATTCTTCAATTTTATTATTACATATATTTTTATCATTCTTACTTATATCTATATTTTTATTATTACATACTATAGTTTCTTCTTTTTGAATATTTTGGGATTTTACTTTTTTATTATTTTCAAATTCATTATGGTGATTATCTACTTCTAAATTAACATCTGATGTATAATATGCTAAAAAGTCAAAATCTTCATAATTTTTTTTAATTTCGTCCAAACTATGATTTAAAAAAATATCTAAAAAATGGGCATCCAGCAGTATAAATTTATCATTTGTATTTTTAAATTCTTCGATTTTATTTACTAAATTGTTCCTTTCATTTTCAGGGAGTTTTTTAATCCTATTGTATGAGCTCGGTGATAAAAGAACTTCAATATTTAAAAAGTCATTAATCATATTTTCCCTTTTAAAAATTATAATATTTATATCTTATACTTAGTATCTCTTTTCTTTTCTTTTATTGTTTTTTAAATAGTGTATGTAAATATTAAAACTAAAACTTACTTTAAAAAATTAAAGGAATTATTTTTATTTTAATTAGTTTTTACTATATTAACTGTATCTCTTTAAATAATGCTTATGATTTATGTATGTATTTATATATATTTTTAATTTATTTAATTTAATATGCTGTTATTATTATTTTTAATTTATTTTTATTTTTTCTCTTTCTTTTCTTTTTTGCTATTCTGATATTTATTTATATTATAACACAGATAATCCAAGGGATGAATTATTACAGGTTTTCCATTTTTATTTTTCATTCTGCATATATCATCTGGTTTGCAGTAATAACTAAGCCCTTTTCCGCCATCCTCTTTCCAATTTTTGCAGTATTCGCAATGGGTAATGTGGTTTGCTACCTTGTATCCTATGTTATGGCTTATATAGTATTTTGTTTTATCTGCATCAAAATCCCCTACTGTGTTAAACATTGCAACAATTTCATTTAAAAAGTCCTCTATTTCATTGTCCTTTGCAATATCCAATGCACCAATATTTACCAATTCTCCATTTTCAATAGGTCTTAAATTTGGATTGAATTTTGCACAGAACCAATAAACTACAAAACTTCTTCTTGCATAATGGGATGGAGAACCTCCACTTAGTATATCTTCCAATATGCCTCTAATACATGGTGGATGCCATTCCTTTGGTATATCTCCCTTAAATCCTGATATTTTTATTCCTTCGGCTATTCCTTCAAATTTAACGATACTTCCTATAAAGGTTATAATATCTTTTATTTTTTCGTTATTTTTTACTTCCTTTGGGAGCTCATATGATTTTATTCTTTCAACCATCTCTTTAAGTTTTACCCTTATGAGCTCTATGGCATAGGTTTTTTTTACACGGTATATATTTACAAATCCCTTATCCAAATCCATTCTTTCGAGATGTAGGTCATTGTTTCGGGATAGTGATGCAGTATCTATAAATTCCCATATAGAAATTTCATTTGGTAATTTGTTCATAACATCTTTATAGTTTTTTTCAGCATATTTCTTAATATATAAATTGTAATATTTCGTATTTGCTATAATTATAAGTGTTAAATAATTGATTAATATATTTTTAAATTCCTTATCTATGCCGATATATGCATTTAAAAGTTCGTGATATGAATCGTCATCTTTAAATATGTATTTTAAAAAGTATTTAATTAATTTTATGTTATGATTATCGGTAATTTCATCAAAAAAGTCTAAATCCTTTATTTTATTAAGATTTTCCCAAAACATAAATACTACACCAAATGAATAATATTATTATATAATTTATATTTTATAACTATTTATAATTTAATTTTATAAGTTTATAATAATCTATTAAAATTCAATAATTTTTTATTTATTGTTTATTTCTTATTTTTTATTTATGAAGATTACGGTGATATTTATGAACAATAATATTTTAAGAAGGGGAAGACTTGGGAGCTCCGTAAAAGAGGATGTAATGCTATATACAACAAGTCTAAATTTCGATAAAGAGATATTTGAAAGCGATATACTTTGTGATATTGCCCATACAAAGATGTTAATGGAAAAAAACATTGTTTCAGAAGAGGATGGAAAAGAAATAATAAAAGAATTAATAAATATATTTAAAAATGGAATGGAATCTTTGAATTTAGACCCTTCTCTCGATGATATACATATGGTGATTGAAAGTGAGCTCATAAAAAAACTTGGGGAAGATATTGCAGGAAGAATGCATACAGGAAGAAGTAGAAATGATGAGGTTGCAACAGATTTAAGAATGGCACTTAGAGAAAAGATACTTCAAATATTAAAACAACTAATAAATATGGAGAAAAATATTTTAAATCTTGCAATGGAACATAAGGAGACGCTTACAATAGGATACACCCATTTACAACATGCACAACCTACAACCTATGCACATCATCTTTTAAGCTATGTTTCAGCAATAGAAAGGGATATTTTAAGGTTATTGGATGCATACAAAAGAATAAACATTTCACCACTTGGATGCGGTGCAATGGCAACAACAGGTTTTGATATAGATAGGAAAAGAACAATGGAACTTTTGGGATTTGATGCCCTTATAGAAAATTCAATGGATGGGGTTTCTTCAAGGGATTTTATAGTGGAAACAATGTCTAACCTATCAATATTGGGAATAAATCTGTCAAAAATTTGTGAAGAATTGGTGCTTTTTTCAACCTATGAATTTGGAACTATAACCTTGGCAAATGAATATACTTCAACCTCATCAATAATGCCTCAAAAAAAGAATCCAGATGTGGCAGAGATTGCAAGGGCAAAGTTATCAACCTTAAACGGAAATTTAGTTAGTGTTTTAACCATATTGAAGGCACTTCCAAATACTTACAATAGGGATTTACAGGAAATAAGTCCTCATTTATGGAAAAGCGTTTATACAGTAAGTGATACGATAAACATAATCGATGGAATGATTTCAACATTGAAGGTAAATACTGATAGAATGAAAGAACTTGCAGAGAAGAATTATTCCACAGCAACGGAGCTCGCAGATACTCTTGTTAGAGAGTGCGGTATTCCATTTAGAACAGCCCATGGAATTGTTGGAGAGGTTGTAAGGATAGCTATTGAAAGGAATAAAAATATGGATGAAGTAATTGATGAGGTTTTGAATAGGTATGGTTTAGAGCTCGATAAATCCATGATAGAAAAGGCACTTAATCCTATGGAAAATGTAAAAATGAGAAAGGTTATTGGAGGTCCAGCTCCTGAGGAAGTTGAAAGAGCTATATATTCCTACAAAGAAAGGGTATCCAATTATGAGAACGAGATAAATGAAAAAATTGAAAAAATTGAAAGGGTTAAAAAAGAATTATTAAGTATATTTAATGAATAATAATGGTGTAATTCCATCATCATTAATTATATCATTAAAATAAAAAATTAAATTTATATTTTTAATTAATTTTTATTTATTATCTATTATATTTATTCTCATTATTATTTCCATATTTTTATTTTATTTAATACATTATATTCTTGAATTGATAATGGCATTAATTATATAATCATCAGTTAGTCTTTTGGCATCTTTTGAACAGAAGTCTATTCTTAATGTTTTGCTTGCACCGGGCATTCCTGCTGCGGTGATTGTAATTATTCCATAGTTTTCAAGCATTTTCAAAGCAACATTGATATATTCCTCTTCTGAAAGATTTTTTATAATAAATCCAGTGGGGGTTTTTTCACATTCAAAACCTGCATTAATTAATGGGCTTAAATCAATATTTTCTGTTCTTTTTAAAGCCTCTTTTAAATTGTCCAATTTGAAGCTTTTTAATGCATTTACCATAGCTGCTAAAATGGGTGCCTGAGCCTCTAAGCCAAATTTTAAACCTTCGTTATATATTTTATCAACTAAATCCTTTTTTCCACACAACAAACCAGCCCTTGGACCATCCATTAATTTATCGGTGCTTGTAACCGCTAAATCAGCATTAATTTTAAGTGCTGGGGGCTGATTGTATAATAATCTCAATCTTGCACCTGAGGCGTCGTCTATAAATACAATGCTATTTTTTTCATTACATGAGTTTATTATTTTCTTTAAATTTTCTAACTCTACGATTTTATGGTCCATCGTAGCTCCTGTAATAATAGTTAAGGTTTTTTCATTTATTCTATTTAATATTTCATCCACATTATCGCTTTCAAAGTAATAGAGGTTAAATATTTTGCAACTTCTTGGAATTGATGGATGAGATGGTTTTTTTGGAACATAATGAATTACATTAGTTATATCATTTGATAAAGCCATTATTGTGGAGAAAATTGCCGCAGATGTTCTGTTAAATCCCACAGCCTTATGAATTGAAGGAGCTCCTCCAAAGTGTAAAACTCCTACTTCATTTAATTTTTCTGAAAATATGGCTGGACCAACATAAGTTTCTAATAATTCCAAATCTGTTTTGTGAATAATAAATCCTCCTGCAATACCTGTTAAATCATATAAATATTCCCGTCCCTTTTCTTTTATTATGTCACGGATTATTTTTCTGGCTTTTTCCAATCTATTTAATTCAGATGTATTATTGTTCATAACATCACCAACGTATATCATTTAATTATATAATGTAATATAATATAATTGCACTGAAAATTTAACATAGTAAAATTAATATAAAAATAAATTAAAAATATTAATAATTTTATAAAAAAATTTTGATAATATATTGTAAAATAAAAAATATAATAAAAATGATTATATTAACCTGCACCACAGGCATCTATGTTTGTATCAACGCCAGATATTTCTTCTCTTTTGAGTAGGTCTTCTACTTCTTCTTCATTAATTTCTTTTTCTTCTTTTTTCTCTTTAAATTCTATGATTTCTAATGTATGTGGTTTATACATCAAATCATTGTCTAATAAGACCCACTCCGTGTCATCTTCTTTTTTTATGTCTTTGACAATACCCTTGGTTCCAGTGTTAATATATTTTACATAAGAACCTACTGTAATCTCTTTATGGTTTATGTCAAGTGCCATAATATCACCAATTCTAAATAAACTAAATAATATATTATAATTTAAATAATAAATAATATTGTTCCAAACCTAAAAACAATACATTATCCAAACCACCATCATATTATGCAGTCAATGATAGCCTGAGAAAAGATAGAAAAATATAGGAGCTCAGGTTTGATGTAAGCCCGCAACCAAGTGATACTTAGTAACGACCTAGTCAATTCCAAAACTTTTTGACCGACTCCAAAGAGTGTTTGCTAAGCTATGCTTAGCAAATAATTCCGGTTGATCCCGCCGGAGGCCACTGCTATTGGGGTTCGACTAAGC from Methanothermococcus okinawensis IH1 encodes:
- a CDS encoding DNA-directed DNA polymerase II small subunit encodes the protein MINDFLNIEVLLSPSSYNRIKKLPENERNNLVNKIEEFKNTNDKFILLDAHFLDIFLNHSLDEIKKNYEDFDFLAYYTSDVNLEVDNHHNEFENNKKVKSQNIQKEETIVCNNKNIDISKNDKNICNNKIEELTSKNSEEMEKLNNLIKEREKRLNEIKSIKNSINKKINYISKDIESKIKVYDEWDISGKSTCEGTIDDFVKYFRDRYNKIKAMIERKVNRKAYPLNKVYKLKKESDVFVVGIVSDVSSTKKGHKRVEIEDENTTFTVIMMKDKIASNELPDDILLDEVVGFSGFIPDSGNVMFANECIRPDITPKKPKCIDEKIYTAFLSDIHIGSYEFLDKSFKKFVEFLNGNVNNGLEEKIVSRLKYISIAGDLVDGVGIYPGQEYDLYDVDIISQYKEIATYLEQIPEHIHIIISPGNHDALRPAEPQPIFPERILKLFNGMDNITFLSNPGFVNVHGLDFLLYHGRSFDDVIGQISSAKYSEPTSIMKELLKRRHLCPTYGGRCPIAPEQEDYLVIHNEPDIFHTGHIHINGHGVYKGTVMINSGTFQEQTDFQKRMGIHPTPARVPILDLSKPGSQYIEWNNGKIEVR
- a CDS encoding TIGR03576 family pyridoxal phosphate-dependent enzyme yields the protein MNNNTSELNRLEKARKIIRDIIKEKGREYLYDLTGIAGGFIIHKTDLELLETYVGPAIFSEKLNEVGVLHFGGAPSIHKAVGFNRTSAAIFSTIMALSNDITNVIHYVPKKPSHPSIPRSCKIFNLYYFESDNVDEILNRINEKTLTIITGATMDHKIVELENLKKIINSCNEKNSIVFIDDASGARLRLLYNQPPALKINADLAVTSTDKLMDGPRAGLLCGKKDLVDKIYNEGLKFGLEAQAPILAAMVNALKSFKLDNLKEALKRTENIDLSPLINAGFECEKTPTGFIIKNLSEEEYINVALKMLENYGIITITAAGMPGASKTLRIDFCSKDAKRLTDDYIINAIINSRI
- a CDS encoding DUF2098 domain-containing protein, whose product is MALDINHKEITVGSYVKYINTGTKGIVKDIKKEDDTEWVLLDNDLMYKPHTLEIIEFKEKKEEKEINEEEVEDLLKREEISGVDTNIDACGAG
- the argH gene encoding argininosuccinate lyase, with the protein product MNNNILRRGRLGSSVKEDVMLYTTSLNFDKEIFESDILCDIAHTKMLMEKNIVSEEDGKEIIKELINIFKNGMESLNLDPSLDDIHMVIESELIKKLGEDIAGRMHTGRSRNDEVATDLRMALREKILQILKQLINMEKNILNLAMEHKETLTIGYTHLQHAQPTTYAHHLLSYVSAIERDILRLLDAYKRINISPLGCGAMATTGFDIDRKRTMELLGFDALIENSMDGVSSRDFIVETMSNLSILGINLSKICEELVLFSTYEFGTITLANEYTSTSSIMPQKKNPDVAEIARAKLSTLNGNLVSVLTILKALPNTYNRDLQEISPHLWKSVYTVSDTINIIDGMISTLKVNTDRMKELAEKNYSTATELADTLVRECGIPFRTAHGIVGEVVRIAIERNKNMDEVIDEVLNRYGLELDKSMIEKALNPMENVKMRKVIGGPAPEEVERAIYSYKERVSNYENEINEKIEKIERVKKELLSIFNE